From Candidatus Hydrogenedentota bacterium, the proteins below share one genomic window:
- a CDS encoding ABC transporter permease subunit codes for MLRNTIQNGDVEQGTSLWKDACWRLKKNRLAVFGACVSAVVLLVSVIGPWCSPYDYDQQDRELGAVAPCAAHWLGTDLLGRDLLTRVLHGGRVSLLVGIAATAVSLVIGVLYGAIAGFLGGRADAFMMRIVDVLYALPFTITVIILMVYFGRNFVLLFLAIGAVEWLTMARIVRGQILSLKEKEFIEAAVVMGLRRRRILLRHLIPNVLGPVIVYTTLTIPNVMILEAFLSFLGLGVQPPMSSWGLLIKEGVETMEPFWWMLVFPSAALSATLFALNFFGDGLRDALDPRMSRD; via the coding sequence ATGTTGCGGAACACGATACAGAACGGCGACGTCGAGCAGGGCACGTCGCTGTGGAAAGACGCCTGCTGGCGGCTGAAGAAGAACCGCCTCGCCGTGTTCGGCGCGTGCGTCAGCGCCGTGGTCCTTCTCGTCTCCGTCATAGGCCCGTGGTGCTCGCCGTACGACTACGACCAGCAGGACCGCGAACTCGGCGCCGTCGCGCCCTGCGCCGCGCACTGGCTCGGCACGGACCTGCTCGGCCGCGACCTGCTCACGCGCGTGCTGCACGGCGGCCGCGTGTCGCTCCTGGTCGGCATCGCGGCGACGGCCGTCTCCCTCGTGATTGGGGTGCTGTACGGCGCGATTGCGGGGTTTCTCGGCGGGCGCGCCGATGCGTTCATGATGCGCATCGTCGATGTGCTCTACGCGCTGCCGTTCACCATCACCGTGATCATTCTCATGGTCTATTTCGGGCGGAACTTCGTGCTCCTGTTCCTCGCCATCGGTGCGGTCGAATGGCTGACCATGGCCCGGATCGTGCGCGGACAGATTCTGTCGCTGAAAGAAAAGGAATTCATCGAGGCGGCGGTCGTCATGGGCCTGCGGCGGCGGCGCATCCTGCTGCGGCACCTGATCCCGAACGTGCTCGGCCCGGTCATCGTGTACACGACGCTCACGATCCCGAACGTCATGATCCTCGAGGCGTTCCTGAGCTTCCTGGGCCTGGGCGTGCAGCCACCCATGAGTTCCTGGGGACTCCTGATCAAGGAAGGCGTCGAAACGATGGAACCGTTCTGGTGGATGCTCGTGTTTCCCAGCGCCGCGCTGTCCGCGACGCTGTTCGCCCTGAATTTCTTCGGAGACGGCCTGCGCGACGCCCTCGACCCGCGCATGTCCCGGGACTAA
- a CDS encoding ABC transporter permease, with the protein MTRFLAHRLLELVPTLLAVATITFFLVRLAPGGPFDAERQVQPEVLERLKDHYNLNAPMYRQYLDYMAGLLRGDLGVSFSKPSYTVSELILLRLPVSLELGAYALLVALGIGLGAGLLASLKPNSWLDHAPMSLAMLGICLPSFVLGPLLLLVFSETLAWLPVMGWEHPADKILPSLTLGAVYAAYIARLTRGGMLEVLSQDYIRTARAKGLRESRVVLKHGLRGGVQPVVAFLGPATARLLTGSFVVETIFWIPGLGRDFVGAAFNRDYPLIMGTVLIYAVFVLLLNLAADILQAWLDPRVRRA; encoded by the coding sequence ATGACGCGCTTCCTCGCACACCGGCTGCTTGAATTGGTCCCGACGCTGTTGGCCGTCGCCACGATCACGTTCTTTCTCGTGCGGCTGGCGCCGGGCGGCCCGTTCGACGCGGAGCGCCAGGTGCAGCCGGAGGTGCTCGAACGGCTCAAGGACCATTACAACCTGAACGCGCCCATGTACCGTCAATACCTGGATTACATGGCCGGGCTGCTGCGCGGCGACCTCGGTGTCTCCTTCTCCAAACCCAGTTACACCGTATCCGAACTCATTCTGTTGCGTCTGCCCGTCTCGCTCGAACTCGGCGCGTACGCGCTGCTCGTCGCGCTAGGCATCGGCCTCGGCGCGGGGCTGCTCGCGTCGCTGAAACCCAATAGCTGGCTTGACCACGCGCCCATGTCGCTCGCCATGCTCGGCATTTGCCTGCCCAGTTTCGTGCTCGGCCCCCTGCTGCTGCTCGTGTTCTCCGAAACGTTGGCCTGGCTCCCCGTCATGGGATGGGAACATCCCGCGGACAAAATCCTGCCGTCGCTCACGCTGGGCGCCGTCTACGCGGCCTACATCGCGCGCCTGACGCGCGGCGGCATGCTCGAAGTGCTGTCGCAGGACTACATCCGCACGGCGCGCGCAAAGGGCCTGCGCGAGTCGCGAGTCGTGCTCAAACACGGCCTCCGCGGCGGCGTGCAGCCCGTGGTCGCGTTTCTCGGCCCGGCTACGGCGCGCCTGCTCACCGGCTCGTTCGTCGTTGAGACTATTTTCTGGATACCGGGGCTGGGCCGCGACTTCGTCGGGGCGGCTTTCAACCGTGACTACCCGCTGATCATGGGCACGGTGCTCATCTACGCCGTGTTTGTCCTGCTCTTGAATCTGGCGGCGGACATCCTGCAGGCGTGGCTCGATCCGCGCGTGCGGCGGGCCTGA
- a CDS encoding ABC transporter ATP-binding protein yields the protein MITLEQCQRRLGPGVMFACEHFHAPSGAHMALWGPSGCGKSTMLNLISGLLTPDSGRILVDGVETHNLGDAAMDHFRGERFGFVFQTFNLLAPFTALQNVLLAMRFSDNIPASEWKPRARQLLARVGLEHRLHSKPDTMSVGEQQRVAIARALANRPKIIVADEPTGSLDPKNAASVMDLLLDVCVETKVTFLLVTHDRELADRLPHRFDCTPLIREEARP from the coding sequence ATGATTACCCTCGAACAATGCCAACGCCGCCTGGGCCCGGGCGTGATGTTCGCCTGCGAGCATTTCCATGCGCCGTCGGGCGCGCACATGGCGCTCTGGGGGCCGAGCGGCTGCGGCAAGAGCACGATGCTCAACCTGATCAGCGGACTGCTGACACCGGACAGCGGGCGCATCCTTGTCGACGGCGTCGAAACCCACAACCTGGGCGACGCGGCCATGGACCATTTCCGGGGCGAGCGGTTCGGGTTTGTTTTCCAGACGTTTAATCTTCTCGCGCCATTCACCGCGCTGCAGAACGTGCTGCTCGCCATGCGCTTCAGCGACAACATCCCCGCGTCCGAGTGGAAGCCGCGCGCCCGTCAACTGCTCGCGCGCGTGGGCCTCGAGCACCGTCTCCACAGCAAACCAGACACCATGAGCGTGGGCGAACAGCAACGGGTCGCCATTGCGCGGGCGCTGGCCAACCGCCCGAAAATCATCGTCGCGGACGAGCCAACGGGCAGCCTCGACCCGAAGAACGCCGCCTCGGTCATGGACCTGCTGCTTGACGTCTGCGTCGAAACCAAGGTCACCTTCCTGCTGGTCACCCACGACCGGGAACTCGCGGACAGGCTGCCCCACCGTTTTGATTGCACGCCGCTCATCCGCGAGGAGGCCCGCCCATGA
- a CDS encoding ATP-binding cassette domain-containing protein, with protein MTAPLLQIERLKVHFPVQARRSARRLSDSGARPVVKAVDDVSLAIQEAEVVGIVGESGCGKTTLARAVLRLVPVTEGRVLFEGDDLAAVPPRRLRVLRPRLQMVFQDPYASLNPRMTVFDALAEPLRAHGLVPRTDIAAEVAAIMERVGLARRFVRKYPHEFSGGQRQRIAIARALALRPRLIFADEPVSALDVSVQAQILNLLQGLCREDRLTMVLISHDLAVVKYLAQRIAVMYLGHIVESGEAEAVFREPVHPYTRALVSAIPHPDPDREAARRRVLLPGEPPSPLHPPKGCPFHPRCPYAAEECSAARPGLEERRPGRQAACFRLDSIDGGQPRHGDA; from the coding sequence ATGACTGCGCCGCTGCTGCAAATCGAGCGCCTGAAGGTCCATTTCCCCGTGCAGGCACGCCGGAGCGCGCGGCGTTTGTCCGATTCCGGGGCCCGGCCCGTGGTCAAAGCCGTCGACGATGTCTCCCTCGCGATACAGGAAGCCGAAGTGGTCGGCATTGTCGGCGAATCGGGGTGCGGCAAGACGACGCTCGCGAGGGCGGTCCTGAGGCTCGTGCCCGTTACGGAAGGCCGCGTCCTCTTCGAAGGCGACGACCTCGCCGCGGTACCGCCGCGTCGATTGCGCGTGCTGCGGCCCCGGCTGCAGATGGTCTTCCAGGACCCCTATGCCTCGCTGAACCCGCGCATGACGGTCTTCGACGCATTGGCGGAACCGCTGCGCGCGCACGGACTCGTCCCGCGCACGGATATCGCGGCCGAAGTGGCGGCGATCATGGAACGCGTCGGCCTTGCGCGGCGGTTTGTGCGCAAGTATCCGCACGAATTCTCCGGAGGGCAGCGCCAGCGTATCGCAATCGCGCGCGCGCTCGCGCTGCGGCCCCGGCTCATCTTCGCCGACGAACCGGTGTCGGCGCTCGACGTGTCCGTGCAGGCGCAGATTCTCAACCTGCTCCAGGGCCTGTGCCGCGAAGACCGCTTGACCATGGTCCTAATCTCGCACGACCTCGCCGTGGTCAAGTACCTGGCGCAGCGCATCGCCGTGATGTACCTGGGCCACATCGTCGAGTCGGGCGAGGCCGAGGCCGTGTTTCGCGAACCGGTCCATCCGTATACCCGCGCGCTCGTCAGCGCCATTCCCCACCCCGACCCGGACCGCGAGGCCGCGCGCCGGCGCGTGCTGCTGCCCGGCGAGCCGCCTTCGCCCTTGCACCCGCCCAAGGGATGCCCCTTTCACCCGCGCTGCCCCTATGCGGCGGAAGAGTGCAGCGCCGCGCGGCCCGGTCTGGAAGAGCGCCGCCCGGGCCGGCAGGCGGCCTGCTTTCGCTTGGACAGTATCGACGGCGGGCAACCGAGGCATGGGGACGCGTAG
- a CDS encoding ABC transporter ATP-binding protein has translation MALLTVDNLRTYFHTREGVVRAVDGVSFEVAPGETVGIVGESGCGKSVLNYSLLGLIPTPPGRIETGSARFDGIDLVACGAASLRAVRGKRVSMIFQDPMTGLNPFMRIGHQIVEPVLLHERASRRDARARAVTMLEAVGIQDAPDRMRAYPHEFSGGMRQRVMIAMALITHPQLLIADEPTTALDVTVQAQILTLIKDLQRNMGMAMILVTHDMGVIAGNCDRVLVMYAGRIVESGSTRDIFYDARHPYTHALLASMPAVQARSQSLYTIPGLPPDLTRPIAGCAFAPRCRHAVPACGETPCPLQEIAPGHAAACARAQRGEL, from the coding sequence ATGGCGTTACTGACCGTCGATAACCTGCGAACCTATTTCCACACGCGCGAGGGCGTCGTGCGCGCGGTGGACGGCGTCTCCTTTGAGGTCGCGCCGGGCGAGACCGTCGGCATCGTGGGTGAATCGGGCTGCGGCAAGTCCGTCCTTAATTACTCCCTGCTCGGGCTGATCCCCACCCCGCCCGGGCGCATCGAGACTGGCAGCGCCCGCTTCGACGGCATCGACCTGGTCGCCTGCGGCGCGGCATCCCTGCGCGCGGTGCGCGGGAAGCGCGTCTCCATGATTTTCCAGGATCCCATGACGGGCTTGAACCCCTTCATGCGTATCGGGCATCAAATTGTTGAGCCGGTGCTGCTGCACGAACGCGCGTCCCGGCGCGACGCCCGCGCGCGGGCTGTAACCATGCTCGAAGCGGTGGGCATCCAGGACGCGCCCGACCGGATGCGCGCCTATCCCCACGAATTCTCCGGCGGCATGCGCCAGCGCGTCATGATCGCCATGGCCCTGATCACGCATCCGCAACTGCTCATCGCGGATGAACCCACCACCGCCCTCGACGTAACGGTCCAGGCCCAGATCCTCACGCTGATCAAGGACCTGCAGCGCAACATGGGCATGGCCATGATCCTCGTCACGCACGACATGGGCGTGATCGCGGGCAACTGCGACCGCGTCCTGGTCATGTACGCGGGGCGTATCGTCGAGTCGGGGTCTACGCGCGATATCTTCTATGACGCGCGGCATCCGTACACACATGCGCTGCTCGCGTCCATGCCCGCGGTGCAGGCGCGGTCCCAAAGCCTCTACACCATACCCGGGTTGCCGCCGGACCTTACGCGCCCCATTGCGGGCTGTGCGTTCGCGCCGCGCTGCCGCCACGCCGTGCCCGCGTGCGGCGAAACGCCCTGCCCGTTGCAGGAGATTGCGCCGGGCCACGCCGCCGCCTGCGCGCGCGCGCAACGAGGCGAACTATGA